The following are encoded in a window of Nibricoccus aquaticus genomic DNA:
- a CDS encoding MGH1-like glycoside hydrolase domain-containing protein: MDIILDRQLENGMLPDVLHQNGKLNSEYGKPPVMAWAVAVVDRRSPDDAYIARVYPKLVRLGQFWDQERGGKSDGLYFYAGGHPGNESGWDNSVRWDGGYQLSKSDEKRLWAIDLKCYLYAHFRALSYLATRLNRESEAAGWSERAEKLARQINDQLWDEEKGFYVDRDRVIGAPSQVLSPAGFMPLFAGIAPKDRAARVAAAAANPEKFFPGMPTAAYDTPGYDSRAMWRGPAWLNTSFFALKGLRDYGYTEVADAMRAKLLGWVAAEPELLREYYDSKTGEGLGARRFAWTGVFAIAFVLDWENDHLTWLFPRTNNVNGGSD; this comes from the coding sequence ATGGACATCATCCTGGACCGCCAGCTCGAGAATGGGATGCTGCCCGATGTTCTCCATCAGAACGGGAAGTTGAATAGCGAATACGGAAAGCCGCCGGTCATGGCATGGGCGGTGGCTGTGGTCGACCGGCGATCGCCCGACGACGCGTATATTGCGCGCGTTTATCCGAAGCTGGTGCGACTGGGACAATTTTGGGATCAGGAGCGCGGAGGGAAGAGCGACGGACTTTATTTCTACGCGGGCGGTCACCCGGGCAACGAGTCGGGCTGGGACAACTCCGTACGCTGGGATGGCGGGTACCAGCTTTCCAAGAGCGACGAGAAGCGGCTGTGGGCTATCGATCTGAAATGCTATCTCTACGCGCATTTTCGCGCGCTGAGTTATCTCGCGACACGGTTGAATCGTGAGTCAGAGGCAGCCGGATGGAGCGAACGGGCGGAGAAACTTGCGCGGCAGATCAACGATCAGCTTTGGGACGAAGAGAAAGGATTTTATGTGGATCGGGATCGTGTGATTGGAGCCCCGAGTCAGGTCCTTTCCCCGGCGGGTTTCATGCCGTTGTTTGCAGGGATCGCGCCGAAAGACCGAGCGGCGCGGGTTGCGGCTGCCGCAGCTAATCCAGAAAAGTTTTTTCCCGGTATGCCCACGGCGGCGTACGACACGCCGGGCTACGACAGTCGGGCGATGTGGCGTGGGCCGGCCTGGCTGAACACGTCTTTTTTCGCGCTTAAGGGACTGCGCGACTACGGCTACACGGAGGTGGCTGACGCGATGCGGGCGAAGCTGCTTGGGTGGGTTGCCGCGGAGCCGGAGCTCTTGCGGGAGTATTACGATTCAAAGACGGGCGAGGGACTCGGGGCGCGGCGCTTTGCGTGGACCGGCGTGTTTGCGATAGCGTTCGTCCTCGATTGGGAAAACGACCACCTGACGTGGCTTTTCCCTCGGACGAACAACGTGAATGGCGGAAGCGATTAA
- a CDS encoding MFS transporter yields MAIASPVASIPFAASRPAHPQAWSALTLLWFAFFLNQADRQILPGVLPLVKAEFGLDSGQLGLLNSVFHWVYAALVPIAGWLADRRSRRRVIIVALVAWSVTTGLSGIAGSFLFLVLMRAATGAGEACYFPAAASLLTDLHAPKRTGLVLSIHQSANYVGVAGAGWLAGWVGETYGWHQAFYGFGAAGVFVAALLAWRLPDAPRSGGVAESAIPLRERVCAVLRVPSFYWLMSAFLGMLLVNTAYLAWMPTLLHERFGLTLSAAGFHAAIYHQAGALIGVLLGGKLSDAWLNRTILGRPLTQIVGLVLGIPFIALLGLSGDKIVVYGALGLFGICRGLFDSALFTSLFAVMPTRVRGLATGLMISLAFLGGGFAPWLVGLLAKSQGLGAALAWSASGYALGAVCLVLACCLSYRKDAERAQIA; encoded by the coding sequence ATGGCCATCGCGTCTCCTGTTGCATCCATTCCGTTCGCCGCCAGTCGTCCCGCTCATCCACAAGCGTGGAGCGCGCTGACGTTGCTGTGGTTCGCGTTTTTTCTGAATCAGGCGGACCGCCAGATTTTGCCCGGAGTGTTGCCGCTGGTGAAAGCGGAGTTCGGTCTGGATTCGGGACAGCTGGGATTGCTCAACTCCGTGTTTCACTGGGTCTACGCGGCGTTGGTGCCAATTGCGGGATGGCTGGCGGACCGGCGCAGCCGGCGACGCGTGATCATTGTGGCGTTGGTCGCGTGGAGTGTGACGACGGGATTGTCGGGCATTGCGGGGAGTTTTTTGTTTCTCGTGCTCATGCGCGCGGCGACGGGGGCGGGGGAGGCGTGTTATTTTCCGGCGGCGGCTTCGCTGCTGACGGATTTGCATGCGCCGAAACGCACGGGGCTGGTGCTCTCGATCCATCAGTCGGCGAACTACGTCGGTGTGGCGGGCGCGGGCTGGCTCGCGGGGTGGGTGGGCGAGACGTATGGCTGGCATCAGGCGTTTTATGGATTTGGTGCGGCGGGTGTGTTCGTGGCGGCGCTGCTGGCGTGGCGGCTGCCGGATGCGCCGCGAAGTGGAGGGGTGGCGGAGAGCGCGATCCCGTTGCGCGAGCGCGTGTGCGCGGTACTGCGGGTGCCCAGTTTTTATTGGTTGATGAGCGCGTTTCTCGGAATGCTGCTCGTCAACACGGCTTATCTCGCGTGGATGCCGACCCTGTTGCACGAACGCTTCGGGCTGACGTTGTCGGCGGCGGGATTTCATGCGGCGATCTATCATCAGGCGGGAGCGCTGATCGGTGTCTTGCTCGGCGGGAAACTCTCCGATGCGTGGTTGAACCGCACGATTCTCGGGCGGCCGCTGACGCAGATCGTGGGACTGGTGCTGGGTATTCCGTTCATCGCGCTGCTCGGGCTGTCGGGTGATAAGATCGTCGTTTACGGAGCGCTGGGGCTTTTTGGGATTTGTCGCGGGCTTTTTGATTCCGCGCTGTTCACCTCGCTGTTCGCAGTGATGCCGACGCGTGTCCGTGGACTGGCTACGGGTTTGATGATCTCGCTCGCGTTTCTCGGCGGTGGCTTCGCGCCCTGGCTGGTGGGACTGCTGGCAAAATCGCAGGGACTGGGGGCGGCGCTGGCGTGGAGTGCGAGTGGCTACGCGCTCGGGGCGGTGTGTCTCGTGCTGGCCTGCTGCTTGAGTTATCGGAAAGATGCTGAACGGGCGCAGATCGCTTGA
- a CDS encoding SLC13 family permease, which translates to MDNVPREQPPHSFDEHVASSEGSGWPRRVGLFIAVLLLAAIVWTPAFPGLTEGGTCVALLTLLMGVLWITEAIPIPATALLPLVLLPLMGIAPIKSAAMPYADPIIFLFMGGFMLALAMERWNLHRRIALTIIGSVGTKPRSLVLGFLCAAAFLSMWTSNSATAMMLLPIGVSVYGLLKAGKPGGEIGAALMLAIAYGANIGGMGTLIGTPPNAVLKAYMEKAHGVEIGFGQWMLFGVPVVIVSLPLVYWILTRWSFLVENTEVSGVRERLAEERSRLGRMNWPEWAVTGAFVGAVTLWISRELWKAPAPKSPDAPWPLGALITDEVIAMGMALLLFFIPAGRSRGGFVLDWTCMKKMPWDVLILFGGGLSLAAAMEKTGLVAALATALEGLSGWPPIGIVFLVTAVMIVATALTSNTATATAFLPVIGALAIGVNQPPLLLCVPVAFAASADFALPVGTPPNAIAYGSGLITLPRMLRAGLRVDLLFALLLPLLMWTVGRWVFGL; encoded by the coding sequence ATGGATAACGTCCCACGTGAACAGCCCCCGCACTCGTTCGACGAACACGTTGCGTCGTCGGAAGGGAGCGGCTGGCCGCGACGGGTCGGACTTTTTATCGCGGTGCTGCTGCTCGCGGCAATTGTCTGGACGCCCGCTTTTCCCGGGCTAACCGAGGGAGGTACGTGCGTGGCATTGCTCACGCTGCTCATGGGCGTGTTGTGGATCACGGAGGCGATTCCGATTCCGGCCACGGCGTTGCTACCGCTGGTGCTGCTGCCGCTGATGGGAATCGCGCCCATCAAGTCAGCGGCGATGCCCTACGCCGATCCGATCATCTTTCTTTTCATGGGAGGCTTCATGCTGGCGCTGGCCATGGAGCGGTGGAATTTGCACCGCCGGATCGCACTGACAATCATCGGTTCGGTCGGTACGAAGCCTCGCTCGTTGGTGCTCGGTTTTCTCTGCGCTGCTGCGTTTCTCAGCATGTGGACGAGCAATTCCGCAACCGCGATGATGCTCCTGCCCATCGGTGTAAGCGTTTATGGTCTCTTAAAAGCGGGAAAGCCCGGTGGTGAAATTGGCGCTGCGCTGATGCTCGCCATCGCCTACGGTGCGAACATAGGCGGCATGGGCACACTTATCGGCACACCGCCCAATGCGGTTCTTAAGGCCTACATGGAAAAGGCGCACGGGGTGGAAATAGGCTTCGGTCAGTGGATGCTTTTCGGCGTGCCGGTGGTCATCGTCTCGCTGCCGCTCGTTTATTGGATCCTTACTCGGTGGAGCTTTCTCGTAGAAAACACGGAGGTATCCGGCGTGCGGGAACGGCTGGCCGAGGAGCGCTCGAGGCTCGGTCGGATGAACTGGCCGGAGTGGGCGGTGACGGGGGCTTTTGTGGGAGCGGTTACCCTTTGGATCTCGCGCGAACTGTGGAAAGCGCCCGCGCCTAAAAGTCCGGATGCGCCGTGGCCCCTAGGCGCGCTCATCACCGATGAAGTGATCGCGATGGGCATGGCGCTGCTGCTTTTCTTCATCCCCGCAGGGCGAAGCCGGGGCGGCTTTGTGCTTGATTGGACATGCATGAAGAAAATGCCGTGGGATGTGCTCATTTTGTTCGGCGGCGGTCTCAGCCTGGCGGCTGCGATGGAGAAAACCGGGCTGGTGGCCGCGCTGGCGACCGCGCTCGAGGGATTGTCCGGCTGGCCGCCGATCGGTATCGTTTTCTTGGTGACGGCAGTGATGATCGTGGCCACGGCGCTCACGAGCAACACAGCCACCGCAACCGCCTTCCTGCCGGTGATCGGCGCGCTGGCCATTGGAGTGAACCAACCTCCGCTGCTGCTCTGCGTGCCGGTGGCCTTCGCGGCCAGCGCGGACTTTGCTTTGCCGGTGGGCACACCGCCCAATGCCATTGCTTATGGCTCAGGGCTGATCACGTTGCCGCGCATGTTACGCGCGGGGCTGCGTGTGGATCTGTTGTTTGCGCTGCTGTTACCATTGCTGATGTGGACGGTTGGTCGATGGGTGTTTGGCTTGTAG
- a CDS encoding LamG domain-containing protein, producing the protein MNTTEPLCRWHFQEPTGTPRVSEGWHRYELVEREGPITRVEDGICGRFSMELREGQWLNLPRAGCAGLNLHGPQPFSVVAWVKRAPKSFKQCQAVAGMWNETGETRQYCLFLDLTIWDSADSVCGHVSATGKPSPGYEYCMEAGIGAKPVALGEWHQVAFTFDGNWVRVYLDGRLDYRPGLSPYFWPRTINEVGERGSDFTVGAVYRWGEMGNFFVGRLGGLAVYDTALDEEAMRRLHASRSC; encoded by the coding sequence ATGAACACGACTGAACCGCTCTGCCGCTGGCATTTTCAGGAACCAACCGGTACCCCGCGCGTTTCCGAGGGGTGGCATCGCTACGAGCTGGTGGAACGCGAAGGACCGATCACCCGTGTTGAAGACGGCATTTGCGGGCGCTTCAGCATGGAGCTGCGCGAGGGACAGTGGCTGAACCTGCCACGCGCTGGCTGTGCCGGGCTGAATCTTCACGGCCCGCAGCCGTTCTCGGTCGTGGCCTGGGTGAAGCGCGCGCCGAAAAGTTTCAAGCAGTGCCAGGCGGTTGCTGGCATGTGGAACGAAACGGGTGAGACGCGGCAGTATTGTCTGTTCCTCGATCTGACGATCTGGGACAGCGCGGACTCGGTTTGCGGCCACGTCTCTGCGACGGGGAAGCCATCTCCAGGTTATGAATACTGCATGGAAGCCGGCATCGGCGCGAAGCCGGTGGCGCTCGGCGAGTGGCACCAGGTGGCGTTCACCTTCGATGGAAACTGGGTGCGCGTCTATCTCGATGGACGGCTCGATTACCGGCCCGGGCTCAGTCCTTATTTTTGGCCGCGCACGATCAATGAAGTCGGTGAGCGCGGCTCGGATTTCACGGTGGGCGCGGTGTACCGCTGGGGAGAGATGGGCAATTTCTTTGTCGGCCGTTTGGGCGGGCTGGCGGTGTACGACACGGCTCTGGACGAAGAAGCGATGAGGAGACTGCACGCGTCGCGGTCCTGTTGA